Proteins encoded within one genomic window of Arachis ipaensis cultivar K30076 chromosome B08, Araip1.1, whole genome shotgun sequence:
- the LOC107611016 gene encoding uncharacterized protein LOC107611016, which translates to MKYDGTKDPKYLEGAADAIQYRAFPVTLAGPMIKWFNALPNGFIANFHDILGKFLAQFTTKSAKAKHPISLLGVTQRKDESTKKYLDRFNDEYLTFDGLTDLVASLSLTNGLMNEDFWKNLTTKPVWTIHEIQSVVREYINDEEMSQVVVANKWQYENTAPHNKLPPREIQKEHSKSANTNRPPRVGKFSNYTPYPPHHRNLQPNSRVGHPPKGTTTERTDRRQQEPVLRLSSKIRA; encoded by the coding sequence ATGAAATACGACGGGACCAAGGATCCCAAGTATCTAGAAGGAGCCGCCGATGCGATCCAATACAGGGCCTTCCCGGTAACCTTGGCCGGGCCCatgatcaaatggttcaacgccctcccgaaCGGATTTATAGCCAACTTTCATGATATTTTGGGAAAGTTCCTGGCCCAGTTCACCACTAAAAGTGCCAAAGCTAAACACCCTATTAGCCTGCTTGGAGTCACCCAAAGAAAAGACGAATCCACGAAAAAATACCTCGATAGGTTCAACGACGAGTATCTAACGTTCGATGGACTTACGGACTTAGTTGCAAGTCTTTCTCTGACTAACGGCCTCATGAACGAAGACTTCTGGAAAAATCTCACCACCAAGCCGGTCTGGACAATCCACGAAATTCAAAGCGTCGTAAGGGAATACATAAACGACGAAGAGATGAGTCAAGTCGTGGTCGCCAACAAATGGCAGTACGAAAACACGGCACCTCATAATAAGCTGCCACCGAGAGAAATTCAAAAAGAACACTCCAAATCGGCAAACACCAACCGACCACCCAGGGTGGGAAAATTCTCAAACTACACCCCCTACCCGCCCCATCATAGAAATCTACAACCAAATAGCAGAGTGGGGCATCCTCCCAAAGGCACGACAACTGAAAGAACGGATAGGCGGCAACAAGAGCCTGTACTGCGACTATCATCGAAGATACGGGCATAA